The Vigna angularis cultivar LongXiaoDou No.4 chromosome 6, ASM1680809v1, whole genome shotgun sequence genome contains the following window.
taaatatttttatagtattaAACTTAacgtaaaattataatttatatatgttccaatttaatacattttagttattaaattttagaaatgaaTTCATATAATCCTTTGAAcataaagatattaaatatgttttatgtgttaaatgacattttgtatttatatttgaactcaaagtatataaataattcaaccATCAATTTAAGACATCATTtcacatgtaaaaaaaaattaactcacTTAGATTTAAaagattgaatttatttatttttaaagtttaaaacttgtttcaattttaagacaagaaattttaattttgcatgaaaatttaatgaataaaaacatattatatacttttactAATGTAAAGAAATACTCAATTACGAGGAATAAAGTTgtccaaataaaataaagatgtgAATTTCTATGCCTACTTTGGTTGTTGATATCTTCTTAATTACATGCCGCTTATTTAGTAAATAGATCACGATGCATCAATGCACGTGTAAAATGTTCTGGGAATGATAATAGAGGTTTTTTTACAACAGTGGATAAATTTTCAGAAGAATATCAGTTGTTGAGTATCGTTATTTATTCCAAAAACAATAGTTCCTGCAACAACGAAACTTGATTAGATTCAAAGACCTCTTTTCAGGCAAAAGCATTTGTCCATGGAAGGTAGGAAACTCACCTAGTGACGGCATGAGAAGAGACAACACAACAATCCCAGCCACTTTGAGCGGCACACCTACTTTGAGCATGTCTTTAATTTCTATGTGTCCACTAGCGATTCCAAGTGCATTTGAGGGCGTTGAAGTTGGAAGCCAGAAAGCAAACTCTGTTGCTATTCCTCCAGGGATGATGAGCATAAGCGGATGCACATGCATGGTTATGGCTATTTGATAAAGAAGTGGGACAAGAAGAGTGACAGTAGCAGCATTCGAGGTGATGAACTCAGTAATAATACTACATATTACACAAACAGCAGGAACAATGACCATGTGTGGAATGTCTTGCAAGCAATTCAAGATCCCTGACAAAACGTCTGCTAAGCCACTAGATTGTACGCCATCAGCTATGGCAAAACCAGCTCCTAAAAGCAAAACGAGGTTCCAAGGTAGCTTTTTGCAGTCATTCCAGGTCATTAGCTTCTCCCCCTCTCGCTTCATGTTTGGGATTATGAACAATAAGACAGCCACCATAACCTGCATTACATTGCATATACAAAAAAGCCTTATTTTGTTTCATCAGTTTAAGATCAAATTTTTGTGTGatgagttatatttatgaacTATAAACTCTTAGAGACTACTTACACTGACACATCCATCTCCAACAAGTCCATGGAATAAAACTCCCCACCCAGGAATGTCGTCGGTGATTCTTCTTGTCATCCATAGTATTATAAGCAACTGTATTTACCATTGTGTTTTCATAATGTGGTACTTGTTTATTTGAAAACACATTAAGTTCCTTCATCATTAGATATGAAAATTCATAAGGCATATTTAGGTATACATACCCCAGATATAGACATCACCATTTTCTCAGCAAAAGTTGTGGGACCTACAAACAAACCATAAAACAAttccatttgatttaattaatttgattcggaTATATACATAACACTACAGAAATAATGGAAGTTCGgcagaaagaaagagaaaggatgAAAGGTGGAGAATTTGTTGTGTAGTGTAGGGTAGGGATAGGGAGAAACTTACCAAGATCTTGGAGGTCTCTTCTCAGATGAACTTTACCCAAATAAGAAGACAGAGCGCGAGAAGTTCCTTTAGGCAGATAGAGGAGGCAGATGATGCACCAAAAACAAATGAGAATGAGAAGAGCCGCCGGGAAACCGAAGAAGAACCATGTGTTGAAGCTTATTGCCTTTCCCTCCGGAAAAAGATTCCACATCCCAGATATTATCAAGTTCACACCCGTACCCGTCAAAGTGCTCATCCCTCCGATCGGCGTCGCGTACACCACCGTCAAAACCACCGCTTTGCAGAACTTTCTCATCTCCTCTGACTGCTCCTCCATCGGCGGCAGCCGCTGCAACATCCCCATCGCCACCGACATCATCATCACCGCCGTGGGCACGTTCAGCATCCACATGCTCACCAAGAATATCGTCGCACATAGCCCCAACAATAGCAGCGCCGGATTCAGCGGATCGGTACAAAACAGCAAAGTTACCTGTATGCTCCACGTGATGTTGGCTCACAAATATATACTAATGTGTTAAACAGAAGTGGAAGGCAACAAAAAGAGTGAGTGACTAACATTCAAGGCCAGTCTCCGGTGAACGTTGTATCGTTCCACGGCGAGAGCGAGAATGAAGCTTCCCAAAATGAGCGTGACGAGATCGTTCATGTAGGAGTGCGCCACGCTATCAGCTGAAGCAATTCCGAAGATGGGGAAGAGAAACAAAGGACACAAGGAGGTCACCGGAAGCGGTACGGCTTGCGTTATCCACCACGTGAACACCCAAGCAGCCACGCCAAGCATTTTCTGGCTATTGGGAGGTTCGAGCTTCACGAAGAGGCATATGACAAGGGTGAAGAAAGGTCCCAAAAGGACATAGAAGTTTTGTAGTTTTAGAATTGATTTCATGGTGATAGAGACAGTGCTCTGTGTTCCTTCCGTCGCCTCCTGAACAGGGAGAAGCGGTGCCCCGTGACCATCGGAAGCAGGTAACGGAGTTTGTTCTCCGATCATCTCGGACAGAACTAGAAACTGTCGCCGAGGATGGATTTGCCGGGATATGGTGTTCGGATTAAATGAGATTAATTAGTGTCATTATTATAGTTCCTGTTACAAATAAACTGTTCCAGTTATGTGCCTTTTGCGTGGCTATACTTTTTATTGGATTCACgtgattatttattaattgttcTATGGAGTTTCTTGGTCAATGCTAATATCCCACTTTATGAATCTTAGTAAATGAAGCAtcacttatatttttttcaaacatttttacttacattttttaaacaaGAGTTTTTCCTTTTTAGTCTGATTTGAGATTGGTAGTTCTAAAATACTAATACAAGTTAGtgcaaatttattattttaagttagtttTCTAATTTTCTTAGAGGGTGTGAATTTAtcgaaaataatattataaatggggatgaaattatgaagtaaaAATCATATCCTTTATTAGAAGCATATACAACTTAAgattaaatataaacatttaaaagagagaaagaaattaGTAAAGCCCACATGTAATAAGAGAACAAAAAAGAGatcaaatataatatgaaaataaaaacagtaacAAAATTAATTGCTTTGAATTGTACATATAATATATTCCTGCTCAAAGAACTAgccccaacaacaataataatataaactaatcGAAATGTCATTCTTGCGTAAGAAAATGGTCTTACTATTTGTACATGTTCCCCCACTTGGAATGCATAtaaaaaatttgcatagatacaataaaaaaaaatatataaaactttatacCTCAAATTTTGAGTTTACCTAATTTGTTAATAACTACTGGACAAGTACTTCTTTGTAAACCATGCTGTTATGCATTATAGATTACAGCTtgaattttaagtaattttaagatgttatttacttttaaatattttagtcaCTAGTTTCATAATTATACATCTTTAACTCGTTTTATTCTGAAACAGCGGTCATAAAGCAATTACCATATTATTTAAGagttaaatttatcttatttcttAGAATTGAAATCcatttatgttttaatcatacattttagtatttaaactttaaaattgaataaatataattttttaacttttaaaattattttatcaattaaatgaTGTTCTAAATTgacatttgaattatttataatatttattagaatTCAGTTCAAATAACAATCTAAAAATCCTTTAACatgaacaaaaattaatattattaaaggtTTAAAACATttctattcatttatttttaaaatttaaaaactaaattatatcaaattttgaaaaagagaaatttaaaatttttgtgttaaatttaataaatcaacacatatttaatcataccatcactattttgtatttatatttgattcaattataaattatttgttgaaataattcaatttcaaatttgtgaAAGTATGGTTGAGCTTCTTATTTTGAACACAACTTTAGATCTTAAATATGCAGGTCATTTTGTAATCATGTTaagaattttcaattttcaatttttttctaccCAAAGAAGATTCAGCTAgagaataaattataacattatgaATTTGATGTATCAAAAGATATCAGCTTTCTTTGTCTATTATTAATGAactaagtaaaaaaataatttggagcgtacaatcaaatattttatcctTGGTAGACAAATTGATGTCATGTCAATAACAATAGAATGTGCCTTTatatatagtaataaaaaagttataaaaacaaGATTAAGTGATAAGACAgataaaaaattttactttatcgtttctattaaaaaataaaattggtgaaaaaattaagaatataataattattatttttccctCTATAAAACAATGACAAACACAACTTCAATAGTGAGAGTTTATATGTTTTCTGTtgtatgtttaaaaatattaagtttcaTTATCAtacttttactattttcaaattcatcgTTCAAATTGTATTAGATACTATTTTTAGCCTCTTGTTCTTTCCAGGTTaatttcatcttcatttttcaaGTTTTATAGTTCTTTTTTTTCCTGATTTTTCCTTCCGCTTAGTAAAACTTGTATTATTGGTCAATATCTcttataatcaaaatatatttattaaaaaatagttataaatcaattttttgcATTATCAAATTTCTGTTTTGTTCATGACCCTTTTGTATAGTCATCGCAGAACACAAGTTAGTTGGTTAAGGATACGCCTTTCCCTGGAATGTTGAGATgtggaaaacaaaatttggaaggttaaaaactatatatatttaaggtCCGTTGCAAAATTACAAAGCCAAAATGCAAGCAGATCAACAGGAACTTCAACACCTTCTAAtcaacaaaatgcattttacatagaaaaagaaaagaagaaatcaattcCCTTCTTCTGGTACTGGTATAAAGTTTTACAATAGTTGGAATCTCCCCCTGTTTATATCCTTATATTTATATGACGTAAccatgtaaaaaattataaacaaattaacaaacaaatacaaaaataaaagcaacAAGGAAAGAGATGAAATTGTTTCTATCTCTTCTCCTTTGCACTGTTGATATCTCCCCAGGGTATCCACATCGCCTAGGTATTAAGGCCCCTGCACATTTAAACTTCCCTTCATCTCCTATAGACAAACAACATTTTGCAAAAACTCGTAGACAGACCAAATTTATAAAGCAAAATGAAATTCGGAAAAGAAACCAATCTCCCATCCGACAAGAATGTTCCTTTGGCAATGTCACTTATGGATTTGCTCCAAAAACAAATGTCCCTGCAACGACAAAATTACTTGGACGTCAGAAACATTATTGAATTTTCTTAAAGCATTTCTCTACCGGAACAGATATGGTAGCTAGGTAACTCACCCAGTGAAGGCATTAGAAGAGACAACACAACAATCCCAGCAACCTTGAGTGGTACACCAACTTTGAGCATGTCTTTGATTTCTATGTGTCCAGTGGCAAAGCCAACTACATTTGACGGTGTTGAAGTTGGAAGCCAGAAAGCAAACTCGGTTGCTATTCCTCCAGGTACCATGAGAAGAAGTGGATGCACATGCATAGTTCTGGCTATGTGATAAAGAAGAGGCACAAGAAGGGTAGCAGTGGCATCATTGGAGGTGATGAACTCAGTAATAATGCTACATATTAGACTAACAGCAGGAACAATGGCCAAGTATGGGGCATCTTCCAAGAAATCCAAGGCTTGTGAAAGCACATCTGCTAAGCCACTGGATTGTACTCCATCAGCTATGGCAAAACCAGCTCCCAGAAGCAAAATCAGGTTCCAAGGTAGCCTTTTGCAGTCATTCCAGCTCATTAGCTTTTCCCCCTCTTGCTTCATGTTTGGGATTATGAACAATAAAACAGCAACCATAACCTACATTTTCGTTCTGTCTCATTAATTGATGACTACATTTTTTTGTCTGATGAGTCAAAAACACAATACTTACACTGACACTTCCATCTCCAACAAGGCCGTGGAACAAAGATCCCCATCCAGGAATGTCATCTGTGATTCTTCTTGTCATCCACAATGCGATCAGCAACTGCATTCACCATTTCACTTTAATTAATGCCTTAACTGAAAACACATTAAGCTAATCCGATATTAAATTTAGTAATTTAACACGTATATATTTAGACTTGCATACCCCAAACACAGACAACACCATCTTCTCAGCAAAAGCCATGGGACCTGCAAAAATCAGTAAAGTAATGCATTAGCTTTAACTTTTTGGAGGACATGTctaaagtatttttcttttctaattaatCGATAAAGCTGTAAAGGACACACGAGACGTGTCGATAATGTGCATCGTTAACATGCACCGAGCAACTTCCATGGGATGGGATGCTCATTCCAAATATGTCCACTATCTCTCTCACCTACTTCGTACGATGAGGTCGGCCATGAACCTCTTCAATAGGACAActatatatgtaaataatattgaagtaagaagaaaatacaaatggtttaaattttaattgctTTTAGTGTGCCagtgtctttttttttcactttctatctaaatttaacaatttatattcaaaaacttcatcaataaaattatacaaaaaaataaataaaataaagaactaTTAAGTTCTGTAATAGTTTTATAAGCTGTTATATACTCATTGGAGCTGTATTTCTTGAAAAGTATTATTAACAAGTTGTtgaatataacttttttattataatcatgataaaaatatacattaaagaTTTCTCTGAATTACagtaaatatcataattttaatgttaaaataatataaaaattgtaagtCCTTAAAAAAAGTggtattgttttaaaaaagaatGTCTTAACGTGTTCCACGTTCCTAAATTCCTTGTATTTATTTTCCATTATGACAGTGGATAATTGAAGTTGACGCTTTGTGTACTAGGTTAGCTAAATGTATTAAATGTCAtgtttttacaattaaaaaaataattaattagaacatatttatttttgtaatttcttttggAGAAAATTGGTAGATTGAGGTGAGAGGTGTCGTGCTTGCCAGATAAGCACAAGATAGTGAAGGCAAATGAAGAACAGGACACGTATGATTAAAAGATGCAAATGGAAGTAAAACAAAAGAGAGAATATAATAGGAGAAGGAAACGACAAGGGTGAAGCTTGGGAAGGTTTATTCTGCGCCTCCAGCGTTGTATTTCTAGTTGCATAATCTGGTGAGTAAAGTAAAGGGTTGAAGTGAGAAACTTACCAAGAGCTTCAAGGTCCCTTTTCAAGTGAGTTCTATCCAAGTAAGAAGACAAAGCACGAGCGGAGCCTTTGGGCACATAGAGAAGACAGAGTATGCACCAAAAACAAATGAGGATGAGAATAGCCACTGGGAAACCGTAGAAGAACCACGTGTTGAAGCTTATTGGTTTTGCTTCCGGGAAGAGGCTCTTCCACATTCCGATTATTATCAAGTTCACACCCGTTCCCGTTAGAGTGCTTATTCCCCCAATCGGTGTCGCGTACACCACCGTCAGAATCACCGCGCGGCTGAATTTGTTCACCGCCTCCGACTGCTCGTGCACCGCAGGCAGCCGCTGCACGATCCCCGTCGCCACCGGCATCATCATCACCGCCGTCGCCACGTTGTGCAGCCACATGCTCACGAAGAATATCGTCGCACATAGCCCCAACAGTAACAGCGCTGGATTCACCGGATCGCCGCAAAACACCAACGTTACCTGCAGGTTCACAAATCATATCACACTTCCTAAGACAATGTTTTCTCTTTGCCActacagaaaattaaaaaaaaaaaaaaaaaaaaatagaacataGCCTCTTTGCCTCCACCTAATAtatcttatttaataaaatatcatctCACATTTTAAACCAGTCACAAATAGAAAAACACTAATTCCATACTCTCTATTTATCTTCTCAAAAATCCTTCCCAATGCCAATTAAAAAAACAGTACGaaagattaaatataataattatttttttttgtgtttattacGTATTCTATTTAATGATCACAACTActtataagtaaaaaaaaaattagaataactCAATACAAAATTTTCTTCCCCTTGCTTAGAGAGAGAAAAGTCaagaattatattatttcaaaagcAAATAATTGAGTATACGTGGCGATGAAATCGTCTGCCCAAAATAATGGCAAAACacataactttttcttatcGACCAGAATAAAAGTTtgaataatcataaaaaaattcacgaaattgaatcaataaaaactcCGGATCGCCGATCGCTGGCACTGATGAAAACTCAATTGTGATGGTAAAATAAGTTCGAAAATTTTGACG
Protein-coding sequences here:
- the LOC108342445 gene encoding tonoplast dicarboxylate transporter, with amino-acid sequence MIGEQTPLPASDGHGAPLLPVQEATEGTQSTVSITMKSILKLQNFYVLLGPFFTLVICLFVKLEPPNSQKMLGVAAWVFTWWITQAVPLPVTSLCPLFLFPIFGIASADSVAHSYMNDLVTLILGSFILALAVERYNVHRRLALNVTLLFCTDPLNPALLLLGLCATIFLVSMWMLNVPTAVMMMSVAMGMLQRLPPMEEQSEEMRKFCKAVVLTVVYATPIGGMSTLTGTGVNLIISGMWNLFPEGKAISFNTWFFFGFPAALLILICFWCIICLLYLPKGTSRALSSYLGKVHLRRDLQDLGPTTFAEKMVMSISGLLIILWMTRRITDDIPGWGVLFHGLVGDGCVSVMVAVLLFIIPNMKREGEKLMTWNDCKKLPWNLVLLLGAGFAIADGVQSSGLADVLSGILNCLQDIPHMVIVPAVCVICSIITEFITSNAATVTLLVPLLYQIAITMHVHPLMLIIPGGIATEFAFWLPTSTPSNALGIASGHIEIKDMLKVGVPLKVAGIVVLSLLMPSLGTIVFGINNDTQQLIFF
- the LOC108343482 gene encoding tonoplast dicarboxylate transporter: MIGEHTESHVSDDHKVPLLPIQEAAEGTQSRVSFTFKSILTLQNFYVILGPLLSLFICFFVKLDAPPTSQKMLGVIAWVFTWWVTQAVPLPVTSMCPLFLFPIFGIASADSVAHSYMDDVITLVLGSFILALAVERYNVHRRLALNVTLVFCGDPVNPALLLLGLCATIFFVSMWLHNVATAVMMMPVATGIVQRLPAVHEQSEAVNKFSRAVILTVVYATPIGGISTLTGTGVNLIIIGMWKSLFPEAKPISFNTWFFYGFPVAILILICFWCILCLLYVPKGSARALSSYLDRTHLKRDLEALGPMAFAEKMVLSVFGLLIALWMTRRITDDIPGWGSLFHGLVGDGSVSVMVAVLLFIIPNMKQEGEKLMSWNDCKRLPWNLILLLGAGFAIADGVQSSGLADVLSQALDFLEDAPYLAIVPAVSLICSIITEFITSNDATATLLVPLLYHIARTMHVHPLLLMVPGGIATEFAFWLPTSTPSNVVGFATGHIEIKDMLKVGVPLKVAGIVVLSLLMPSLGTFVFGANP